The sequence agcaaacaACACCTCAGGACTGTGATTATTAGACCCTGATCAGCTGATGGTACCAGATGCTCTaactgaaatgacaaaacatgTTCAGAGGAGACTTAAAGAATGGATTGTGTTGAGTTTGCAGTAATGTATTAAGAAACCACTTGGCCTTGAATATGGAGGCTGTTACTTCATGGACATGTacaacaaacagaaagcagagtaAGTCTCAAAGTAGAGTGGGATGAGCCTACTAACCCTGCATGTCTTCCAGCTGTTGGATGTAGTTGACTGCATCTCTGGTGCTGATCTGGAGCCAGTGACTGTCACTGAGGTGCTTCAGGATGTGTTTGGAGTGGAAGGCTGAGTGAGTGTAATACACCAGCTTAGGGAGGCACAGAGAGCCCACTGCAGTGATTTCAAACCTGCTGCCCtggagagtgagagaaatgataagaaaagagagaaagagagtggaaGAGTTGGTGTTGTATAGGTGACAACATGAATGTTTATGAAAATATAAGTATGCTTAGGTGTGTATGGTGTTTTTAGGACCAACCTGGAAAGTGAAGCGGTCAATATCGGTCCAGGAAAAATCATACAAGAGACCCAGTTTCCCTTCCACCTCCTTCAGAAGAAGCCAATCAGTTCACATGTATAAGGAGtacagtttgattaaaaaagtTCTTACATCCACAAGTCAAACCCTTCATGAATTCAAGTGGATGAACAGAAATTAATTCCCTAATTTTACGTAAAGTCATCTGTTGCTGAGGAGGACCCACCTGATAGACATGGACTCCCGCCACTGCCACACCAAGAAGGATGGAacttctctgctcttttttctgCGGCACATTAAGGAACCGATGTAGAagcagtcaaataaaaaaatcataagTTCACAGAACAGATgctgtggcagagagagactgatTTTGTGACTATGTACTTCTTCACAGGTACAAATATCTGCTGGTTTTGCTCAGTTAATTTAAACACTGCGTGTGACTCAGTGCAGTCTGACCTGTCTCATCCTGTAGAAGGTGACTGGTCCATCCTGCAGGCCGCTGGCCTCTTTTATAAACTGCAGAATAGCACAGCTACGTGACACACCTCTCAGCTCAGCATGCAACACAGGGCAGTGCTGGAGCAGGTAGTCTCGTCCTCGACGCTTTATCAGCTGGAGACACAAGCAtgttatatacacacacaaaaaagtgatTATGATTTCCAACATAAAGTCCAAATGATCACACTAAAATTACTCCATAaactaaaattttttttacccatgAGGGGAAGTAATCTTCAGGAAGAAAGTAacttctgtgtttcctcttctgtctttcattcccctctctctgctccagatCTCCGACGTCAGCTTGAAGTGCAGAAGCTGCCAGTTGGAAAAACAGAGCTTCCTGATGGCGGCTCTGCGAGAGCAGCACCTTCTGCCTTAGCTCGGTGTAGTAGAGCTGCTGCACTTTGCTGCTCCTGAAACAACCAGAGAGGGAGATCAAATCACAAAGGTCATCCTCCTTTCAcgtcattttatttcactgatcTCTTCATAATGTGGCAGCAACTGATGgcacaagaaagaaaacatgttaagacacagaaaaagatgCTGATGGGAGACAAACTTACAATATTAGCTGTCCATTCTCTACATAATACTGCACTCTCAGAAAGACAATGAATGGGACCTGAAAATGTAGAATACATATTTCAACAGAGTCAAAGAGAAACATTGCTTATTCAAAGAATTTGTTCTGCTGATACCTCCAGGCAGTCAAGTTAATattttaagaaacaaacaaaagtcacGAAATAAAGACCCGATGTTCATTATGTTGTcagacaataataataaaaaaaaaacaaaacgttgTTTTAAGTGAAAACAACTCACTGTTGTAGAGCCTCTGCTCCATGTTTTACCAAAGTACTTGCTCAGCTTTTGGTCCAAATCAAGAAAGAGATATTCATTATctaagacaaaacacacacacacacacattcaagaaGCATGGATCAAACTGAGAGATATTAAGTCCGATGATAATATTGTGTACAGTTTATTAAAACAGTTGGCAATAATTCATGTTATTTAACATCATGGACTGATGAGAGAATGAGTTTCTGTGCCCTTTTTGTTACAGTAAGTTCAGTCATTACCAGCCGCCTCCCTAAGTTTCATCATTCCTcaataaatgaagtgaaaacattGTCACTTGAACTCCCACACAGATACTGACTGACCTCTAAGAACAGCCAGGCCGAAGACTTGGAGATCACTGACGCCAAGATGCTTCAGCACACTGTTCAACACCTCACGGCCTCTGGCTTTtacctggaaaacacacaataaaacacacaatgagaATAAGAAGTACACATGAGCTACATAAAATCCTCAGTCTATCCTGTGAGCTTATGGTTCACACTGAAACAGTGTTTTAACTTTGTGATAACAACATTTATACAGCATATAAAACCAAATAATTTTAACAGTATCAGTCTTCAAAAACCCAAACTGATCGAGCAGGACTGGTCCATGCCCTGACtctgacacagaagaaagacCTTTTAAAGGGAAAGTAAATCtgaggtaattttttttttaaattcaagagatgcaacacaatgaaaaaaaaaaagacaagaaaacaaatcaataaagGTCACTCACCCTGACTGTACAGTCCAGGTGCTGCTTGTTGGGTAGAAGGATGCACACTAGTCGCTTCTGTTGCGTCCTCATTGTCCCAGCAGCTTCTGGATGTCTCAGTACTCCATAtatcctcctcctgtcctcccgTGGGCTTATCAAACAAGCCAGCCCTCCCTCCTTTCAGTGCCTtaaacttttgcacagtactgtagAATATAGCGGGTTTCTGACTGATGCTCATATGAAACAAAGACAACCTTTATTTGAAAATCAGTGGTGTAtagaaaagacaggaaacactggGGAAAAAGAAGGATGCAACAAAGGCTGGATCAACCTGTGCATATTGTGGATATGTTTTAAGATCCTTCATCGTTATGTTCCTGGGGCACCAGTAATAATTTAGCAATTTCCACTAGTTCTTGATTCTTTGAAGACAAAATGATTGGGAAAGTACTTTGCAGAGTAACTGATGATACTGACATCAATATCCAAACATTCACTGTCCCATCCCCCCAAAAATGAAACGACAGACAAGAGACCTTTGTTAAtctattattaatttatttaaaaacaaaatctaataATGCCAATTGTGCTTTGCTTtgagaaagcaaaaaaaaaaaagtgactttttttagtAGCTGGTGATTCTTCTTACAGTAACCACAAGTTCTCtccacttgtgtgtgtgtttttctttaagttACAGTCTACAGCTTTCTTTTGGATCCCTACACGAAATAATCTCCAttaacatgcacaaacacaacaacaacaacaaaaaaaacacaaccaaagaaCACTACAGTGTGTTAAAAAGGCACCTGCTCCCCAGATACAggcatggtttttttttattctacaaAGTTGTACATAGTTGTATTGGGATGTTGTTAATGCAGCTTCAATAGTAATGAGTGTCAACAACCCCCATGAGCAGTTCATAAAAACTATACCACATGTGTACCGACTCTATCGAGTATTCTACAATATTACGCTGACCTTTTCGGGGACAGATGAGATACATTCAAGAGGTAACAAATTTTATCTCTTACACAAGCAACTATTTTGCTCTTCAACATAATTCACACACTAGACTGTAAACTACAATTCTCAGGTTAAGCAGAGTTCACATTGAAGAGTCGATGATTAAAGGCGACCAGAGGAAACATGCAGTACAGTACGTATAGTGGTTTTGTCCTGGCGGAGGTGTCCCCGCAGTGTGGGGGACTTACACAGACTGTGGGCTCAGAAAtgcttaaaatatcaaaaactaTTGAAGTGAGTTTCAGCACGaacacatttttgtgtattttgatCACATTCCCATTTAAATAACATACTTTTCTGTTCTTCAACATGCTATGGGTGTCATTTACCAATCCACAAACAAGTTACCTTTTCCACTCCTGACTTACTTTATACATAGATTGAACAAAAACTGCATGAAAATATGCAGAGTTTTAATATTAACTAAAGCTGTACACTGACAAAAAGCATTTAATTTCAACAAGCAGCGGTGTAGACCATAGACCACCAGCTCTTTCAgtataaatattcatttaaatgtgtaGCATCAGACACCCTAttcccatttttattttattgcccTGACAGATAAAGAATGTTGTTTTCTGAACATTCACACTGTCTTCACATTATCAGTCTCAGATTTGGGTTCCTCCAATCATGACAACGATTCATCAGACCTCCTCTGACCTTTCCAAAAACATgcccttcctccttttcttatCAGCACATGCACCAACATTAAGTAGGATGTTAAACCTTTATGTCCATGATTTagaataaacacataaaacaagagTCCTGTCGTGTTACTaagttattttacattaaaactgATAAATTCACGGGTCCTGGTCAGCGAGGTTCCACTATCAGGTTTTTAACTTTACTCACATTTTACTTTGGTAGTTTGGGcatgtttttagttttcatCATCAGCACATTCTGTTACCAGTTTCTATT comes from Toxotes jaculatrix isolate fToxJac2 chromosome 21, fToxJac2.pri, whole genome shotgun sequence and encodes:
- the LOC121175642 gene encoding FERM domain-containing protein 6-like, giving the protein MRTQQKRLVCILLPNKQHLDCTVRVKARGREVLNSVLKHLGVSDLQVFGLAVLRDNEYLFLDLDQKLSKYFGKTWSRGSTTVPFIVFLRVQYYVENGQLILSSKVQQLYYTELRQKVLLSQSRHQEALFFQLAASALQADVGDLEQREGNERQKRKHRSYFLPEDYFPSWLIKRRGRDYLLQHCPVLHAELRGVSRSCAILQFIKEASGLQDGPVTFYRMRQKKEQRSSILLGVAVAGVHVYQEVEGKLGLLYDFSWTDIDRFTFQGSRFEITAVGSLCLPKLVYYTHSAFHSKHILKHLSDSHWLQISTRDAVNYIQQLEDMQASQFYKEAYICDTARLIQRLQSSSLTSSMSDCTVALGTSTAWSKEEEDEEEDECSVTEFELCVDDPEEVFVDNPAEVAWLAELMHGVSINGPLVLPSSWADVTMEMKQVLRRRADEGKADEGRADEGRADEGVSVD